In Amphiura filiformis chromosome 1, Afil_fr2py, whole genome shotgun sequence, the following are encoded in one genomic region:
- the LOC140160532 gene encoding alpha-2,8-sialyltransferase 8E-like has translation MSNRQLIRLFKCLLVLTCGLFMWHILGFGNWTYNYFQSPRSISQRYPDAKPFSYKSRKRINSHNTELNETELAALVERSKILPKGSKNIHKNDSDPQPTLPSWMFYQMAFQGDKWVSNKTNAEKFRTELRGIELNSRTHMVLSHKTTPVGVRLPCYFCKPNDTVQVQSWFTRVMPQSSPLEGKSFKRCSVVGNGGILANSTCGANIDKADYIFRCNLPPIAKYIRDAGQKTNLVSLNPSMIMSRTYIGDMSRRPILGEGVSTCSATVESNTSTLMIGHPGHFRKVWDFWRARGLKQVLSTGFYLATTALELCDEVHLYGFWPFPFTFYSEEPIRYHYFDKVKAKSETHSMALEFWELWQMHQDGILRLHITPCYGGTNSPKLAEHQVSFD, from the exons ATGAGTAATCGACAACTAATTCGCCTCTTCAAATGCTTACTGGTCTTAACCTGTGGCCTTTTCATGTGGCACATATTGGGATTTGGAAATTGGACATACAATTACTTTCAAAGTCCTCG ATCCATTTCTCAGAGGTACCCAGACGCAAAGCCATTTTCATACAAAAGTCGGAAAAGAATCAATTCTCACAACACCGAGCTTAATGAAACGGAATTAGCTGCTCTCGTTGAAAGGTCTAAAATATTACCCAAAGGTTCAAAAAATATACATAAGAATGACAGCGATCCTCAACCAACTCTTCCTTCGTGGATGTTCTACCAGATGGCTTTTCAAGGAGACAAGTGGGTTTCCAATAAAACAAATGCTGAAAAATTTAG AACAGAACTACGTGGAATAGAGTTGAATTCAAGAACTCATATGGTATTGTCTCATAAAACGACTCCTGTAGGAGTACGATTGCCCtgttatttttgtaaaccaaATGACACAGTCCAAGTACAAAGCTGGTTTACTCGTGTTATGCCACAG AGTTCTCCTCTTGAGGGGAAAAGTTTCAAACGTTGCAGTGTTGTTGGTAACGGTGGTATACTCGCGAATAGCACCTGTGGAGCAAACATAGACAAGGCTGACTACATATTCAG GTGCAATTTGCCTCCAATCGCTAAGTATATCAGAGATGCGGGACAGAAGACAAATCTTGTTTCATTAAATCCCAGTATGATAATGAGTCG GACTTATATTGGCGACATGTCTAGGCGACCCATCCTGGGTGAAGGCGTGTCAACGTGCAGTGCAACGGTTGAGTCAAACACATCTACACTGATGATAGGACATCCTGGACATTTTCGTAAAGTTTGGGATTTCTGGCGCGCGAGAGGTCTTAAACAGGTATTATCAACTG GTTTCTATCTAGCAACTACAGCTCTGGAATTATGTGACGAAGTACACCTGTATGGATTTTGGCCATTCCCGTTCACTTTTTATTCTGAGGAACCCATTCGTTACCATTATTTTGATAAAGTCAAAGCTAAATCAGAAACACATAGTATGGCATTAGAATTTTGGGAATTGTGGCAAATGCACCAGGATGGCATTCTTAGACTACATATAACACCGTGTTATGGCGGAACAAATAGCCCTAAACTGGCTGAACATCAAGTATCATTTGATTGA